In one window of uncultured Acetobacteroides sp. DNA:
- the hutI gene encoding imidazolonepropionase: MKLLVKNIKKLVQVEDLPKTWVAGSDMKELPSIDGAYLYIYDGLFADFGPMSSCPDYPDAEVVDATGCMVFPSFCDSHTHLVYAGSREIEYIDKIRGLSYEEIAKRGGGILNSAERLRAATEDELFESAMERINEIIALGTGAVEIKSGYGLSTESELKMLRVARRIRCESPITVKATFLGAHAVPMEYRGRQSEYVELIVKEMIPQVAAENLAEYIDVFCDKGFFTIEETERMLEAAAKYGLRPKIHANELALSGGIQLGVKHSALSVDHLEFTGDEEIAALLDSTTMATLLPGAAFFLGMDYPPARKMIDAGLPVALASDYNPGSSPSGDMKFILSLACVKMRMVPEEAINAATINSAYAMGLSGTHGSISRGKIANFFITKPIPSYEYMPYAYTQKLVDKVFLNGKKI; encoded by the coding sequence ATGAAACTGTTAGTAAAGAACATAAAAAAGCTGGTTCAGGTAGAGGACTTACCCAAAACGTGGGTGGCCGGTAGCGACATGAAGGAGCTACCCTCAATCGATGGCGCATACCTTTACATCTACGATGGCCTTTTTGCCGATTTCGGCCCGATGAGCAGCTGCCCCGACTATCCCGATGCCGAGGTGGTGGATGCCACCGGCTGCATGGTGTTCCCCTCGTTCTGCGACTCGCACACCCACCTGGTGTACGCCGGCAGCCGCGAGATAGAGTACATCGATAAGATTCGAGGCCTTTCCTACGAGGAGATTGCCAAGCGGGGAGGGGGAATCCTGAACTCGGCCGAGCGCCTCCGCGCTGCCACGGAGGACGAGCTCTTCGAGTCGGCCATGGAGCGCATCAACGAGATCATTGCCCTTGGTACGGGGGCCGTGGAGATAAAGAGCGGCTACGGGCTATCAACCGAGTCGGAGCTCAAGATGCTTCGCGTCGCCCGCCGCATTCGCTGCGAATCGCCCATCACCGTTAAGGCCACCTTCCTGGGGGCGCATGCCGTGCCTATGGAGTACCGTGGCCGCCAGTCGGAGTACGTCGAGCTGATCGTTAAGGAGATGATCCCGCAGGTTGCCGCCGAGAATCTGGCCGAGTACATCGATGTCTTTTGCGATAAGGGCTTCTTTACCATCGAGGAAACCGAGCGCATGCTCGAAGCCGCAGCCAAGTACGGCCTTCGCCCCAAAATACACGCCAACGAGCTGGCGCTATCGGGCGGCATCCAGCTCGGCGTTAAGCATTCGGCGCTATCGGTGGATCACCTCGAGTTTACCGGCGATGAGGAGATTGCCGCGCTGCTCGACTCAACCACCATGGCTACGCTGCTGCCTGGTGCCGCATTCTTCCTAGGCATGGATTACCCACCTGCCCGTAAGATGATCGACGCCGGATTGCCCGTTGCCCTAGCTTCCGACTACAATCCTGGCTCATCGCCATCGGGGGATATGAAATTTATCTTAAGTTTGGCTTGTGTAAAGATGAGGATGGTTCCCGAGGAGGCTATCAATGCGGCCACCATCAACTCGGCCTACGCCATGGGGCTGAGCGGCACGCATGGGTCGATTTCTAGAGGAAAGATTGCCAACTTCTTTATCACAAAACCAATTCCATCGTACGAGTATATGCCCTACGCGTATACCCAAAAGCTGGTCGACAAGGTATTTTTAAACGGTAAAAAGATATGA
- a CDS encoding DUF4197 domain-containing protein, translated as MKRVLAIIAVAALLMPALNVDAQASSKKKKATSKTTKTSTKATSTKKSSLASGVSSILSLTNTDYSNGLKDALKIAATKSAESASMLDGFNKNMDIRIPFPKEAIAVKDYAVKLGLQSQVDIFEEKLNRAAEEAAKKAAPIFLAAIVKMSFADAAKIATGDKNAATVYLRSTAGVELANQFKPVVVDALSQVAITKYWKPLVDKYNKVAPFLAKEQVQADLNQYVTDKAVDGLFVLVEKEEAKIRQEPAKYGSDLVKKIFGTK; from the coding sequence ATGAAGAGAGTTCTAGCGATTATTGCTGTAGCGGCATTGCTGATGCCCGCTTTAAACGTTGATGCGCAAGCTTCGAGCAAGAAGAAGAAGGCTACGTCGAAAACGACCAAAACCTCTACAAAGGCGACCTCTACAAAAAAATCCTCATTAGCGTCTGGCGTATCGTCGATTCTTTCGCTAACGAATACCGACTATTCGAACGGGCTAAAGGATGCGCTAAAGATTGCCGCCACAAAGTCGGCCGAGTCCGCCTCCATGCTCGACGGCTTCAACAAGAATATGGACATTCGCATCCCATTCCCCAAAGAAGCGATTGCGGTTAAGGACTATGCCGTTAAGCTAGGCCTTCAGTCTCAGGTTGATATTTTCGAGGAAAAACTCAACCGTGCTGCCGAAGAGGCTGCTAAGAAGGCTGCTCCAATTTTCTTGGCTGCGATAGTAAAAATGTCGTTTGCCGATGCCGCAAAGATTGCAACAGGCGATAAGAATGCGGCCACCGTATACCTGCGTAGCACCGCAGGCGTAGAGCTGGCCAACCAGTTTAAACCGGTTGTTGTAGATGCCTTGTCGCAGGTTGCCATCACCAAGTACTGGAAGCCGCTTGTCGACAAGTACAACAAGGTAGCCCCATTCCTAGCAAAGGAGCAGGTGCAAGCCGACTTGAATCAGTACGTAACCGATAAGGCTGTAGACGGACTCTTCGTTTTGGTAGAAAAGGAAGAAGCCAAGATCCGTCAGGAGCCCGCTAAGTATGGCTCCGATTTGGTGAAAAAGATCTTTGGAACAAAATAA
- the ftcD gene encoding glutamate formimidoyltransferase: MNLKLIECVPNFSEGNDMGIIKQITDEIESVDGVKLLDVDPGKATNRTVVTFVGTPDEVCEAAFRAAKKAKELIDMSKHQGAHPRFGATDVLPLIPVANITMDETVEYARKLAKRMGDELQYPIYCYESAAFEPKRKNLAFCRSGEYEALPEKMTKPEWKPDFGPATFVPQTGATAVGARNFLIAVNFNLNTTSTRRANAIAFDVREKGRPVREGNPVTGKKKLDENGKEIWTPGTLMGTKAIGWFIDEYGIAQVSMNITDINQTPLHVAFEEVKKKADERGLRVTGTEIVGLVPASVIMDAGKYFLAKQQRSAGIADEEIIKIAVKSMGLDELYPFDPQKKIIELMIKDQKKQLVDMTVTGFANETASESPAPGGGSIAAYMGALGAALGTMVANLSAHKPGWDDRWKEFSDVAEKGKMYMDQLLKMVDEDTNAFNRIMDALSLPKKTDEEKAARKKAIQDATIYATEVPLKTMELCCNSMEVMLEMAEKGNPNSVSDAGVGAIAARGGVYGAYLNVRINAKGIEDEKYASDIVSNSNSLLKKALELESRILDKVMLIIAK; this comes from the coding sequence ATGAACCTAAAGCTGATTGAATGTGTTCCCAACTTCTCTGAGGGGAACGATATGGGCATAATTAAGCAGATTACCGACGAAATTGAATCTGTTGACGGCGTTAAGCTGCTCGATGTTGACCCCGGAAAGGCAACCAACCGTACGGTGGTAACCTTCGTAGGTACGCCCGATGAGGTTTGCGAAGCAGCCTTCCGCGCTGCTAAAAAGGCAAAAGAGCTTATAGATATGAGCAAGCATCAAGGGGCTCACCCTCGTTTTGGTGCAACCGATGTGCTTCCGCTAATTCCAGTGGCCAACATCACCATGGACGAAACGGTAGAGTATGCCCGTAAGCTTGCCAAGCGCATGGGCGATGAACTTCAGTATCCAATCTATTGCTACGAAAGTGCCGCATTCGAGCCAAAGCGTAAAAACCTTGCCTTCTGCCGCAGCGGCGAGTACGAGGCACTTCCCGAAAAGATGACCAAGCCAGAGTGGAAGCCCGATTTTGGTCCAGCCACATTTGTTCCTCAAACAGGAGCAACTGCTGTTGGTGCGCGTAACTTCCTTATAGCTGTAAACTTCAATTTAAATACCACCTCTACGCGTCGTGCTAACGCCATTGCGTTCGATGTTCGCGAAAAAGGACGACCAGTTCGCGAGGGCAACCCTGTTACAGGAAAGAAGAAACTCGACGAAAACGGAAAGGAAATCTGGACCCCAGGAACCCTCATGGGAACTAAGGCCATTGGTTGGTTTATCGACGAGTACGGAATTGCTCAGGTATCGATGAACATTACAGATATTAACCAAACTCCGCTTCATGTCGCTTTCGAAGAGGTAAAGAAGAAAGCCGATGAAAGAGGTTTGCGTGTAACAGGTACCGAAATCGTTGGTCTTGTTCCTGCAAGCGTGATAATGGATGCTGGTAAGTACTTCCTTGCAAAGCAGCAGCGCTCTGCCGGTATTGCCGATGAGGAAATCATTAAGATTGCGGTAAAGTCGATGGGGCTAGATGAACTCTATCCTTTCGATCCTCAAAAGAAGATCATCGAGTTGATGATAAAGGATCAAAAAAAGCAGCTTGTTGATATGACCGTTACAGGTTTTGCCAACGAAACCGCATCAGAATCTCCAGCTCCTGGTGGTGGTTCAATTGCTGCCTATATGGGAGCCTTGGGTGCAGCGCTTGGCACCATGGTTGCCAACCTATCGGCTCACAAACCAGGTTGGGACGATCGCTGGAAAGAGTTTTCTGATGTTGCCGAAAAGGGCAAGATGTACATGGATCAGCTCCTGAAAATGGTTGACGAGGACACCAACGCCTTTAATCGCATTATGGATGCCCTTTCCCTTCCCAAAAAGACCGATGAGGAAAAGGCTGCTCGTAAAAAGGCAATCCAAGATGCAACTATATACGCAACGGAGGTTCCCTTAAAAACCATGGAGTTGTGTTGTAACTCAATGGAGGTAATGCTCGAGATGGCAGAAAAGGGCAATCCAAATTCGGTATCCGACGCAGGAGTTGGAGCAATTGCTGCTCGTGGAGGAGTTTATGGTGCTTACCTGAATGTTCGAATCAATGCAAAAGGCATAGAAGACGAAAAATATGCTAGTGACATAGTAAGCAATTCTAATTCTTTGTTAAAAAAAGCATTGGAGTTAGAGTCTAGAATACTAGATAAGGTGATGTTGATAATCGCAAAATAA